Sequence from the Flavobacterium sp. J372 genome:
TGCGCAGCCTTCATAGCAGCACGAGAGATACGTACCTGTACAACCACTGTGTTTTCAGGGTTTAGGATTTTGAAGTTGTTAGTCTCTATTTTAGTAACATAAAGTTTGTTACCCATTTCAAGTTCAGAGATGTTAGCCTCAACAAAGTCAGGCAGGTTTGCAGGAAGTGCACGCACTTTAAGCTTGCGCTGGTTTAGGCGTAGCACACCACCACCAAGTACACCTGGCGAAGTACCAACAATTTTCACCGGTACATCCATAGTGATCTCTTTGTCATCCTTCAGTTGGTAAAAGTCAATGTGAAGGATTTTGTCGCTCACAGGGTGAAACTGGATGTCTTGAAGGATAGCGTTGTATTGCTTACCGCCATCAAGGTCAATTACAACAGTGTGTACGTTTGGAGTGTAAACCAGCCCTTTGAAAGCAAGGTCTTCTGCTGTAAAATGCACTGGCTGTTCTCCTCCGTATAACACGCAAGGAACCATTCCAGCATTACGTGCCGCACGCGTTGCCGCTTTGCCCACGCTTTCTCTTTCAGATCCTTTAATCGTAATCGATTTCATTTGAAATAAAAATATAGTTAATAAAAAAATTACACAATAAACTTACCGCTTATGCTCCTGTTATCCTGCACCATGTGCATCACATCGGCAAAAAGGCCGGCGCAAGATACAACTTTTATCTTACTGCTTTCCTTCTTCAGCGGAATACTGTCGGTCACAATAAGTTCAGACAGTTTAGAATTTTCGAGCTTTTCATACGCATTGCCGCTTAATATGGCATGTGTACAAATGGCGCGTACGCTCAGTGCGCCTCTTTCTATCATAAGGTCGGCTGCTTTTGCAAGCGTGCCTCCCGTGTCAACCATGTCATCAATCAGCACAATGTTGCGGCCTGTCACTTCACCTATCAGCTCCATCGTTTCAATTACGTTGGCTTCCTTGCGCTGCTTGTAGCAAATCACTACATCACTGCTCAGGAACTTGCTGTAAGCATACGCTCTTTTTGAGCCACCCATATCGGGCGAAGCAATCGTCAGGTTCTCCAGGTTCAGCGCCTTAATGTAAGGCACAAAGATGGTCGAGGCAAACAGGTGGTCAACCGGTTTCTCGAAGAACCCTTGTATCTGGTCGGCATGCAGGTCCATCGTCATGATGCGTGTTGCACCTGCGGTCTCAAGCAGTTTGGCAACAAGTTTGGCGCCTATCGGCACACGCGGCTTGTCTTTCCTGTCCTGCCTTGCCCAGCCAAAGTATGGTATCACGGCAGTAATGTGCCTGGCCGATGCCCTTTTGGCTGCATCTATCATCAGCAGCAGTTCCATCAGGTTATCCGAGCAGGGGAAGGTAGAGCA
This genomic interval carries:
- a CDS encoding 50S ribosomal protein L25/general stress protein Ctc — translated: MKSITIKGSERESVGKAATRAARNAGMVPCVLYGGEQPVHFTAEDLAFKGLVYTPNVHTVVIDLDGGKQYNAILQDIQFHPVSDKILHIDFYQLKDDKEITMDVPVKIVGTSPGVLGGGVLRLNQRKLKVRALPANLPDFVEANISELEMGNKLYVTKIETNNFKILNPENTVVVQVRISRAAMKAAQEAAKAAKAPAKGKKK
- a CDS encoding ribose-phosphate pyrophosphokinase, which gives rise to MPHTEPEAKIFACSQSVYLAEQIAKSYGVPMGKVTFSKYSDGEFQPSFEESIRGLRVFLICSTFPCSDNLMELLLMIDAAKRASARHITAVIPYFGWARQDRKDKPRVPIGAKLVAKLLETAGATRIMTMDLHADQIQGFFEKPVDHLFASTIFVPYIKALNLENLTIASPDMGGSKRAYAYSKFLSSDVVICYKQRKEANVIETMELIGEVTGRNIVLIDDMVDTGGTLAKAADLMIERGALSVRAICTHAILSGNAYEKLENSKLSELIVTDSIPLKKESSKIKVVSCAGLFADVMHMVQDNRSISGKFIV